AAAGACTCAAACCAACCGTTGAACATATACAGTACTTGTACATTGAACCGGAAAAAAGACTCAAACTCTTATGTTACCTGGGGCATATCAACAGAATACACAATGTCATCAAAAGTGATGGAATGTGGCTCAAATGGAAGAACCATTCCCTTTTTCCCTTTGCCGTTGGCCCCAGCTGTTGCATCACTCATAGAAAAGGACATGGATGAGGTGCTTCTTTGAATGTCATCTTGGATCTCTGCATGTCAATTAGTATGGTTAACTAAATTagcaaatcaattaaattagtaTTGCTAACCGATCCAAATATATTCAAGCTTTTAATACCTGATCTGTTTACATGACTTGAGCTGCTTTCTTGGTTTGTTAACTGAATGCTTCCACCAACTCCAACCCCATTGACTTGATCGTCGCTTTCAGGTTCATCTGATATTACGGCCTTATTCTTCTCAAAGgctaaaaatttatttgaaaaagggTAAATGATTAGCCTTCCCTTCGAAAGATGAAAAGATTTAGCAGGTAACTATACTCACGGGCTAGATAGGTAAGAGCCACAGTAAAGACAAAGTTGAACAATAATACGAAGCCAATCAATCCCCCTACTCCGATCCAATACCAATATGAATCTGGGAAGAAACTCCTGGAATTTAAAACTTCAACTCCTAGTGATACGTTTGAACCCGGAAGGACCTTCAATATGAAACCAAACATGCAAGATCAGCATATTGTTAAGAGACAAAAGCAGAATTATAGACATTGGAATTTCAAAAGCATTACTCGATTCCACTGGTGCCCAAGGAACTCATTAGCCATCAATGCATTTTGCCCATACATCATTGGTGAAATCCAGTAACCCCATATCCACCAACCCTTTATGTCCTCTGTTGCATTCAATATAATAAAAAGAttagaattgttaaaagtttTAACTTTAAAAGCTTTTTTCTAAGACTTGATATTATACCTCGTGACAGGACGAAGCCACCCAATGCAAAAAGTACGAGTAAAGCAAATGACCCGAAAGTGTTAGCAACAATCATGTTTCTACCGATTGCTGCAATAGACCGAAATAATCCTGAAGCCATCTGGTTAGTGAGAACAAGGATGAGGTACTGTCTAAAGAACCTGCACCAGAGAAGTAACTTCAACATCAATTTGGATCAGAGGAAATGAGCGAAAAACTGTGTACTAAAATTTTGTTGTCATTTATTTTTCCTACCTTTCAGCATTCGGATCAAATCCGATGACATAGTAGGTAATAAATACCCATATAGAAACTTCTAAAAATGTGATAGGGATCTTCAGTATCCATGATGGTAAAGCATAGGCCCATGAAGGAAAGAATAGGAGGTCTCTTTGCTTGTAAAAGACAGGGAGCTTGGAAATGGTCATTGAAAGCTCAGACATTCCATTGAACATAATCATAGTCATACCAAAAAACAAGGCCCCCATGTAGATTCTTCCTCCTTGAACAGAATCCTTATGCATCTCAGTCCTAAAAAAGAGTGTCATAGTAATTAAGGCCATCACTGTGAGCTGGTAccatgaagaaaataaaaatgtgttAGTCACGATCCTTAAAACACGACAATTGCAGTAAAGaatttaaatatgattattaCGCACTTGCATACACTTGAAGATGTACACGAAAGAGTTTCTCTTCATAAGCAGAAATTCCCTTGCGATGCAAGCTTTCAACAGCTCCCACTTCCCAACACCATATTTTTGGGTTGTCAAAGCAGCTGGGTGGCTCTTTGTTTTGTCAAAAGGAGTCCCAAGTTCATCTCCAAGTTTCATTCCCACATGGAATGATTGGAATGCCTCAGCAAATTCATTGGCAGTGATAAACCTGTAAGGTTGATCTTTACGTACCCAATACTGCATTTGGTCTTTCCTTGATGTAACCTGCAATTAGCAATGTTAAATGTGACTGAAGAGCAAATTTCTCTATATGAACAAGGGAATAAACTTTGTCAAGACTTACCTCTTGCAAGAAATCAGCCACACCTTTTCTCTCAGGGCACCTGAAGCCCATAGATTCGAAAAAGCTCACCACATGTTCACGAGGACCCTGATATACTGTCACTCCATCAGAAAGGAGAATAATGTCATCAAAAAGATCGTAAGTCTCAGGAGCTGGCTGTAGAAGGGAGATGACTGCAGTTCCATTAAGGATGTGAACAGTTTGCCTGAGGGAGTTCACAATTTGGAATGTAGTAGAGCTGTCTAGACCAGTAGATATCTCATCCATAAACAGTGCCCTGGCAGGTCCAACCAGCATTTCACCTAATTGCAAGGACAATAGCATAATTAGATTTCATCATAAGAAATTTAGTGTACTcagataaaagaaaatttgggtAATTGACTTCATGAACTACCTGTTGTGACACGCTTCCTTTGTCCTCCAGAGATACCCCTCAACATTTCATTTCCTACCATAGTGTCTGCACATACATCCAGTCCTAAAATCTGCAAAATTTATGTCCAAAGGATTTCAATAAGTGAAGAAATTCTTATATTAGTGCTTCTTGAATAGCTTTCAATATACTTTAGTTTCTGTAATATTACCTTCAAAATATAGTCAGTGATTACACTTGCTTCCTGTCCTTCTGTTGCTACTGCCTGAAATGTTAAAGATGACAAAGCAAATCTCGGTGAATACAAGATTCTTTATAATAGAGATTCCTGTCAGATAAAATTAATCtttcaaattatattatatttcagATTGtcaatcaattttattttagAGAAAGTTACCTTTGAACATATGCAACTAATTTTGCAGGACACGTGAAAGCAATATGTAAACAAAACGGGCATTTTGCGAGTGAGGTATATAATATGTTCATATTTTGCATTACAATGGCTGCATAATTCTTACCTTCATGAAGACATCAATATCAGGATCAGGTTTAATGTTtgcttctttctctcttcttgaTAGCTCTGCCAACATATCTGTAAACACACATAGCAACAAGGTTTCATGCTTAGAAGAATTATCAAAAAGGCAAAGTGACAACCTTTGCACCAAAAGGTCAAAAGAAAAACCGAGAAGGGTGGAACTCAATCAAACTAACCATATCGGGTTCCAACACCTTGGCATCTTGCAGAAAAGGCCAAAGTTTCCCTCACAGTAACTTCTCCCAAGTGAAGATCATGTTGACTGATATAGGCAGCAGTTCTCTGAGGCACAAACTCCTTCATGGTATGCCCATTGTATGTCACAGACCCCGAAAACTGCAACagaattttcactttcaaattaGAAACTAAAGCAAAGGCAGAATAGAAAGCAAAAACAAGAAGCATAGAAAGGAAAACACTGAAAggaaaattgtgaattttgtagaTCACCTTGAGATCAGGATTAAGCTTCCCGGCCAGAGCCAACAAGAGAGTGGTTTTTCCAGAACTTGGAGGACCCAAAAGCAATGTCATCctataatatatacatgaaaagACTAATCATTGATTAATTCCAGGATCTCCCAACTTCAGggaggagagaaaaaaaaacaaaattgacgTGTTGATAAGGCTCAGATGACCATGTTTACCTTCCTGGCTTAACGATGCCACTGACGTCTTTGAGGATAGTCAGCTTTTTCTTTCTACTAGAAAGAACACCCATATCTATCAAGAAGTTCTTTAATCAcaatacaaaataaaaagttagtaagaATCCTAAACAAAAATgttgtaaaatgataaattaagtagTATTTTCCAGGTTGCTACCTCGAATATGCTAGTAATGAAATTAAGAACAGAAGGCAAAGCACTGGTTCCTACAAAAGCTTCGGCTTCAATATTTAGATTTTCATATCTGACTTCGATTGTGGGAAGATCGATGCCAAccctgaaagaaaaaaaaatccaatgcAAATGATTATTGATGCAGAGAGCAGGACCTCCATGGACAAAAACAGAgttctgttttcttttgtttcattCATTTCCCTAGTAaccaataataacaacaacaacaacaacaacatacAAAAGAATCTCATACCTGTCTATACGATTCTTGAGCTTCAACAAGAACCTTTCATTGTCTTCCTCTGCAACTTTGACCAACCTCTCAAGTAAAGTCCTCTTTTCTTGCCATCCAAGGTTATCAACATCGACCTCATTGGCACCACCTTGAGAGCCAGTTAATATACCTTTCCTGAGACGAGCGACAGTTGGTAGTTTCTCAAGTGCAGCCCATTTCAAAGCttcttcatcatcttcatctCGTGAAGACCTTGAAAATACGTCCACAGCACTGTTTCTCCATATCGAAGAGCTTCCGGCTCTTAAACTTCCTGCTCGTAAACTTCCCCGTAAACTGTTACTCGCTTTAATAATATCACCACCCTCCATTACCATCAAATCCCAACACCCACCAAAACAGTATCCAAACTTTCACGTTTCCGGAGCTCAAATCAAAGAATCAAGACCAAAAAAAAGGGGGTTTACAAGAATTTGAATCGACGTTGAGAAAAGAAAACTTGTGTAGTCTATTGGTGTTTTGTTATCAGACTCTTGTCTTTGAACATTTACAAAAAAATCTGAGTTTTGAAACTGAAAGaacaaaaggaaaagccttggttTCTATAAAACTGGAGGTTTacgttatatatatagttattagaaattacataacatatatgaCGGCTTTCTTTTCAATCTGTCAAACTTACAAAATTTCCAGGATGTTTCGCAGGGATTGAATTATTTGtgtataaaaaaaagtgaaagattccgattactgttattattaattattattagtttttaaagTCTTCCGGAAGAGGCAACATCAAGCGAACGGCACTTTCAATGCCACCTGTTTTGAACTTGgaaatgtttttcttttcttttaattactgTCGTTAATGGAAATTTCCATATATctttaatgaaaaattaaaaaataaaaataaatcaatgatATACTGATATATTTTTGTAATGTTTagaaggcctaaatcttttatattcttattttattttaacacccATGTGTATACGACGGTAGATACTACTTTTACACGTTTTAAACATCATTAATTCAATTCCATCTTTTAAGTCATTGAAGTGGCTTAATACATAACATTATTTCACCTCGTgttttatatgtatgtatactaacaatttaaagaaagaaagggttttattaatttatattgtaGGTTTCTAAAGATTATTTAAAAGGATATATGGATTTGTTTTGACGAGTTATCTTTTAATGGGCAATCATCAATAGCCAGCGTGGTGTGAAATTAGATGTCGAGAAGGTCTAAAATATATGGCATGAATCTCCTACAAAAAAACATGCACTAGCTGCCACCAGCTCATCGTGATTCGAGTGTGTAATAAATAATAACTTCtttaatgttttaaattgacATAATTGCTGAGCTATGCATTCCCTTTTGGGAAGTGAAGCAGGTACTGAATTTGAACGTAGAAAACGATTATTTAGTACATGATGTATactgaagtaaataaaaaaataactttcaaCCTTTGCGTGTAAAAGACTTTGAATATCTTTCTCCAAGAGGCTCTTTGCATATGGCGACAGATCTGTTTAATAACGTAATCcgcaattttattatttttccacACGAAATTTTACTTGCCAAGTCAGTCCAAATTTAATTACAGTTTAACAAAATatcatttaagaaaaaaatcgagtttgatttatatttaacTACAAGATTAACTAAGCTAATGACTCCTAGGTGGGGCCCTTCCTAAGACATGATCTTACGTGTAAAGCAAATGAGGTAAAGACTAGATATTTAATTAGAGTGGACTCCCAAAAAGAAGACAACATTTCGATTTTATGATTACTTTacgataactgttattatatttttctttttgagtatttttttcttctcttgttCAACTTGTATTTACTAACTTGAATATAGTAACACTCTTtatccatatttttttaattattttttaattttaatgttattaatataatattttctattattttagatagTTAATTTTGAGTAGAAGTTAAATATGATAATTTGAATATCtcatttttttaaagatattttaattctttttactaaataattttaatttaaagttttaagtatattaaataaaaattaacatttaatataTCAAATGTTCTATTACCAAAAATAAATACACGCTCTTAACtataattactaaataataatccaaacaAAATTCTATTGGCATCCTATTAAATATAAATGAAGTCAATGAAGTAGAATCGGTCTGGTCAACAATAGAAATTACCATCGACGGTCAGCTGCTGTTTTCTACTCGTGCGTAACTCAAAAGAAAtttctttcaacttttttttattacaatGTAAATGGAAAAAAACGTATAAAGAATGATTCATATCATACATTGGCGAGAGCattctttggttttttttttcacaatttattgattaaattagCAATTAAATCACATTATATACGCTTCAAATTTTGCagaaaaaagtatgaaaattgcCTTGGCGACCGTCCGTTTGATCCAGTGGAAGTTAATAAACATGCAACGTGATTGCTAtctgatttttttcattttcttttttgcttAATAAAAGAAATTCCAGGAAATGTAATCGAAATTCTGAATGAGGTCTAAGTCAATTTGATCATCTAGAAACAAAGTTATAGCATATAAAGTTTGAAAGTCAAATTTTCACGCATAACGTGCGTGGGTCAGCCAATCAGATACCCTCTCCAAGATAAGATCAGGGCGAAATTTGACGACTATAGAATTGTATGCCAAGCAATGAAGTCTTCCAGATAACGAtattatgatatttataatttaagACCTTGACAATTTCCAATGGAGCATACTTAATGGTCTGTGAGATTAATTCGTTAATTGGACCCAATGGGAGCAGgttcattaaatttaaaataaaaataatttttatatatcattttaagattgatttgaatttaatatagatttaattatttgtatatttttcatataaattttggtatttataggttaaattatattattaatatttgtattttaatttcattatttttggtgttttttaaattttaaaatttcaattctcaTCAAATGattactattaaattcattaaatcatATTATTTCCAAAACATGATACATTAAAAATGTTATCATATATGTAATGTAATGTTAGCTTGTTATTTTTACATGCTACTCActaaatattcaattaatattaATAGATTAACGATtatcatttatattaaaattgaagttttaaaattcggaaaatataaaaattaaaatttaccgtgagataaaaaataataaattaaaatacaacaattttaataaaataagagaGTAGCAGCAAAATTTAACTACATTTTGTATATGTATTTTGTCTAATTACTGCGATCAATCGTATCTGCGGAATGCAATTGTGGGGGATCGAAAGTAATCTATAACATCCAATTACGTTATCTGTCCATGATCAATGCATTTTGACTTTCTTTAACATCTTGTCCTGTAGAAACAAAGCGTGGAAAAACATGGGTTCCACCATTAGGGTCTGCCTTCTAGAAAAGTAGAAACACCGCAAATAATGGCTTAAGACTTGAAATTAAATATTGGTCATCCCAATTCCAAAATCTAAATTTTCTTCTAGAAAACCAAACAATTTTATCCTAAATTCTGGACATCTTTTAGATGTTTCCTTgtacttgtgtgtgtttaatttgagaaaataagAAGGGAGTCAAGGAAGTCAGTTCTACCGTTTGTATCTCGTAATATTTTATCAGAATATCAGTGTATACTAATCAATTTTGCTCATCTCACACACAATAAGGTGTTTCCGACGGGTAAagaaattgttttttatttattatgaaattgtgattttttcgttgtttaaaatataaaatattttttatggttCCTATTGAATTTGTTTAATGATGAGTTGTATTTATGAAGATTGATGAACAGTATCTTACataattaattagtattttataattgaaatttattttatgcatTGTTAATGAAGTTAAAAACTCCACAAATAGGGGTGAAATATTGCCGTGTGACCttagataatattaaaaaattaaaaatgaattataataGACACATATTAGTTATTTAATCCTGCTTGTATGAGAGATCAGCTTCCTGAATCCATTGCTAAGTGTAATGGCTCGCATCTCTGGAAGTCTTTATCTAATGTATGGCCCTCATTTCATGAGAATTTAGCATGGTCAGAAGCTAATGGTAATACCATTCGCTATTGGAAAGATTCATGGATTCCGTTTGTGGGCCCTTTAATATCGCAAATTCCTTCTCATGTCAATCTTGATTTAGATTGTATTTTTAGTGAAATGgttatgtaatacccctacccgtattcatcgccggaatagggtacaaggcattaccaaagTTTACCTAATTAATTTTTCGCAAagtctcaaaaaaaaaattaataagaacTCAATATAATCCATTTATAAATATtcaaccttccctgcaatttttaaAACCGGAACCAATCCAAATCAACCAatctatttcaatcaatttgatacaAATCATACTTCAattataattatactatttaGCATATTCATCACACTTTACtttaattcatattcattaaACAAGTTTTAGTATCTATATTATCATCAAActatatacatgtcatataaatcaaaaagaaaatttataaaagcTACCAGAGAAAATCTAGAAAGTGTGATCCTcagtgttgatccgatcctccgtatatTTTCACGTCACTCTACAAGAGACATTGAATACactcaagtaagcttatagaaacttagtaagttcataggcataaaacataaatcttaccaaacatttaCATACTTATACATTATACATCATTACTAAGTTTACATGTCAACAACAATCACTGGTGAGtcccttggtataaactcacttCTACTTATCCTTTTActataattcttttgggcccatttgtcacttaccatccttaatcaaaattagggaacggttacgaaaaattgagtacttcacttccactttgccatagaataactatggtcttacgtatgatcacttatcacttgtccctgatcagataagtgcagttaagctaccacttatcacttgccacttgtcactgatcagataagtgtagctaaagctactacttatcacttgtcactgatcagaagtactcaaatccggcgttccactcaatttgatcatttattcagttttcgcatttttattttattctcatttcaacaataaatatatttcatcatacattatataattcatgaatttaacatttaatcattaaatttcagccatatgaacttacctgggtcgatttgcagaatttgtaaaagtttagggactaatcagctacttttcttttcctcggcttgcttcgggttctcgatctatcattgtaaaatcattcactTATCAGTATTGATTTCACCTTCACTctatttcacatccttaatgtttataaccttcttataagtaacattatccacaatttcactatttacttatgtgtatTCAATGTTGTccatccgtgtcatagtcactaaattatttttatcttgagctacagaactccaaattaggatccgtaaattttccctgaaactagactcacatatcttctcactataaaattttcagaatttttagtttagccaataagtacagtttattctttaaagtcacccctattatgctgtctgacagttccgacccttcttcactaaaaattaattatctccttgtacggGATTAGAatgatgttctcatttgtttctcttgaaaatggactcattcaggattttaaatatataaatttaattccataattatttctcttcaatttttgatgattttccaaattcagaacagggaaacccgaaatcattctaaccttgtctcacaaaatttattatatctcatgatttacaattccattgcttacactgtttcttctatgagaaactagactcaataagatttaatttcatatttattcatccctaattcaattcccacaatttttggttatttttcaaagttagactactgctgctgtccaaaactgctttaatgcaaaatgttgatttccattttgccccaaattgcacagtttatacaattcagtcctttctcaattaacccctcaattgatctaatttttctcaattaacaccttgtCCAACTATTTTACACTACTATGTAGCCTTTGATATTCAAAATCGCAACACCAAACCCTAATTCTAAACTTTTCACAActaggtccctaaaatcaatttcgatcaaaatcacttaataaaatcatcatataataaaattaaaactttaattccatgttcattcatcataaaaattcaacactcatcaatggtaactcaCAAAATcaaccatgaaatcaaaaactaatgaaataattagttggacctaattgtaaaagtatcaaaatcacaaaaattagaagaaataaccaagaattaaacttaaatgattcaaatatatgaaaaatcagCTTGGAGGGACTCTTAAATGGCGTTCTTGGCTGAGAAATATGAAGAATTACCTAGAAACTcttttaattaagatttttatttgttaatttttacaaaatttccaattttgcccttattacatcattttttcagatttttttcttctcttatgCCGTCTCAAGTATCCCATATTGGAATATTTATTCCTTAAGTCCCTCCTTATttat
The genomic region above belongs to Gossypium hirsutum isolate 1008001.06 chromosome D05, Gossypium_hirsutum_v2.1, whole genome shotgun sequence and contains:
- the LOC107906466 gene encoding pleiotropic drug resistance protein 1; translated protein: MVMEGGDIIKASNSLRGSLRAGSLRAGSSSIWRNSAVDVFSRSSRDEDDEEALKWAALEKLPTVARLRKGILTGSQGGANEVDVDNLGWQEKRTLLERLVKVAEEDNERFLLKLKNRIDRVGIDLPTIEVRYENLNIEAEAFVGTSALPSVLNFITSIFENFLIDMGVLSSRKKKLTILKDVSGIVKPGRMTLLLGPPSSGKTTLLLALAGKLNPDLKFSGSVTYNGHTMKEFVPQRTAAYISQHDLHLGEVTVRETLAFSARCQGVGTRYDMLAELSRREKEANIKPDPDIDVFMKAVATEGQEASVITDYILKILGLDVCADTMVGNEMLRGISGGQRKRVTTGEMLVGPARALFMDEISTGLDSSTTFQIVNSLRQTVHILNGTAVISLLQPAPETYDLFDDIILLSDGVTVYQGPREHVVSFFESMGFRCPERKGVADFLQEVTSRKDQMQYWVRKDQPYRFITANEFAEAFQSFHVGMKLGDELGTPFDKTKSHPAALTTQKYGVGKWELLKACIAREFLLMKRNSFVYIFKCMQLTVMALITMTLFFRTEMHKDSVQGGRIYMGALFFGMTMIMFNGMSELSMTISKLPVFYKQRDLLFFPSWAYALPSWILKIPITFLEVSIWVFITYYVIGFDPNAERFFRQYLILVLTNQMASGLFRSIAAIGRNMIVANTFGSFALLVLFALGGFVLSREDIKGWWIWGYWISPMMYGQNALMANEFLGHQWNRVLPGSNVSLGVEVLNSRSFFPDSYWYWIGVGGLIGFVLLFNFVFTVALTYLAPFEKNKAVISDEPESDDQVNGVGVGGSIQLTNQESSSSHVNRSEIQDDIQRSTSSMSFSMSDATAGANGKGKKGMVLPFEPHSITFDDIVYSVDMPQEMKEQGVPEDRLVLLKGVSGAFRPGVLTALMGVSGAGKTTLMDVLAGRKTGGYIDGNITVSGFPKKQETFARVSGYCEQNDIHSPHVTVYESLLYSAWLRLSSEVDAQTRKMFIEEVMELVELKPLRHALVGIPGVNGLSTEQRKRLTIAVELVANPSIIFMDEPTSGLDARAAAIVMRTVRNTVDTGRTVVCTIHQPSIDIFEAFDELFLMKRGGQEIYVGPLGHHSRHLIKYFEGIQGVSKIKDGYNPATWMLEVTSTAQELSLGVDFAEIYKKSDLYRRNKALIEDLSKPAPGAKELYFAAQYSQSFLTQCTACLWKQHWSYWRNPPYTAVRFLFTTVIALMFGTVFWDLGSKTKTIQDLSNAMGSMYAAVLFLGIQNASSVQPVVAVERTVFYRERAAGMYSAMPYAIAQVLIEIPYIFVQASVYGLIVYAMIGFEWTVAKFFWYLFFMFFTLLYFTFYGMMAVAVTPNHYIAAIVSAAFYGVWNLFSGFIIPRPSMPIWWRWYYWICPVSWTLYGLVVSQFGDITHMLEDGNNETVEQYLRNFYDFRHDYLGLVAAVIVSFAVLFGAIFTVSIKMFNFQRR